The nucleotide sequence ATGGCTGGATCACGCACGACTTTCAGAATATGTGAGTGGCCGCAAATAAACAGGTCAGGCGGGTTAAGTTGTAAGTTGGGCCTGACGACGGGATTATACCGGGGTGGTGCACCACCAATATGGGTCATCCAGATGTCCAGTTCTTCCAGTTCAAACCGCTGATGGGCGGGAAGGTCGCTTGATTCGCGATCGATATTGCCGCATACAACCCTGGTGGGTTTAAACGCTTTTAACTCATCAATCACCGTTAAGGCGCCCACGTCGCCAGCGTGCCAGATTTCATCACAGGCGTCGAAGTGCCTGAAGAGTTGTGGGTCCAGAAAGCTATGCGTGTCAGAAAGCAGGCCAATGCGAGTCATAAGAATCAATTTTCAGCAAATCCATTTATGGAGTCTGTCTCTGGCTTGCTGTTACTGTAAAATCAGGTCTTTCATCTCCGACCGGATTCGCTTTTTATCTATTTTACCAACGCTGGTTTTAGGGATTTCGGGTACGAACAGAATCCGGTCGGGAACGTACCATTTGTTGAGCTCGCCAAGCTGCACTTTAGCCTGCATGCCAGATTTTATACCCTCAGCGGTTAGTTCAGCCCCCGGTTTCTGCACGATCAGGGCATGCGGGCGTTCGCCCCAGCGTTCGTCGGGCAAGCCAACGACGGCGGCTTCGGCTACGCCGTCAACCTGCGACAACAAGTCTTCAATGTCGAGTGAGGAGATCCATTCGCCACCGGTCTTAATCACGTCTTTCGTTCGGTCAGCAATCAACACCCAGTTGTCGGGCGTAATGCTGGCTACGTCGCCGGTATGGAGCCAGCCACCTTTCCAAAGGGCCGCTCCACATTCGGGGTCTTCGTAATACCCCTGCGTTAGCCAGGGTCCCCGCGCCACAATTTCGCCCAATGAATGTCCGTCGTGCGGCACAAAATTCCCTTCATCGTCCATCAGATGCATCTCAATAAACGGTGCAATCCGGCCGGCGCGGGTGAGATAGTCAACCTTCTCGTCAACAGGTAGGTTACGTTCAAGATCGTTCAACTGGGAAAGCGCCATGATTGGAGCCGTTTCCGACATGCCATAGCCCTGATACACCTGGATGCCAAGTTCAAGCGCGCCTTTAGCCAGCCCTTTCGTCAGCGCCGACCCACCGATGATCACCTTCCAGCGGGTTAAATCGACCTGATTGGCGACTGGACTGTTGACCAGCATATTTAGGATGGTGGGAACGCAGTGCGACAACGTAACGCCTTCTTTCAGCAGGAGTTTCAGCAAAAGTTCAGGCTCATATCGCCCCGGATAAACCTGCTTGGTCGACAGCATGGTCGCCAGAAACGGGAAACCCCAGGCATGCACGTGAAACATAGGCGTAATGGGCATATACACGTCCGTTACCGACGAAAACGGTACAGCTTGGTAGCCGCAGACGTAAGTTGCCAGACCCATCGTGTGCATAAATAATTGCCGGTGCGAAAAATAGACGCCTTTGGGGTTACCTGTCGTACCAGTAGTATAAAATGTGGTTGCCCAGGTGTTTTCGTCAAAATCCGGGAAATCGTACTGATCCGATGCGTTACCAAGCAAAGCCTCGTACTCGCCCGAAAAGCCAGTCGGCAGGTCTCCAACGGCAATGGGATCGGTATAGACCTTATCAGATATAAGCACGAATTTCTCAACCGTCGTCAACTGGTCTTTAATGGCGCTCAGAATGGGCAGGAAGTCTTCATGAATCAGGACGATTTTATCCTGAGCGTGATTCATTGTATACAGAATCTGAGCGGACGAAAGTCGAACATTGATAGTATGCAGTACCACCCCGTAGCTTGTCACACCGAAAAAACATTCCAGATACCGGTGGCTATCCCAGTCAAGTACGGCAACCGTATCACCGGGCTTTACGCCGAGGTCTGTTAATACATTGGCTAACTGCCGAACGCGCCGGTTGAACTCGACGTAATTCATTCGAAACAGATCGCGGTAGATTATCTCACGCTGCGGCTCATATTTGGTGGACTGGGCCAGCAGGGTTTTAATCAGCATGGGCGGTTCAACAGCTTCGGCGGTGCGGGGAATCAATTTCGTCTGAATCATGGCAGTATCCTGGTTTGGAAGACAACGTAGAAGCCGAAGGTACAATTGAACGAACTGAAGAAAAAATAGTAATTAGCAAACGACCCGACTTTATAAAGTCGGGTCGTTTGCTAAGCAGGAAGAACAATAAAAGTCGTTAACTTACAGTAGCAGACCCGCCAGCGTCGCCGACATATAGCTGGCCAATGTACCACAAACGAGGGCTTTGAAGCCTAATCGGGCGAGGTCGCTACGGCGGTTGGGAGCCAGCTCGCCAATACCACCTACCTGAATAGCGATAGAGCTGAAATTAGCAAAGCCGCAGAGCGCAAAACTGGTAATGGCAACCGTCTTCGGGTCGAGGGTAGTTTTAATCTTTACGAGGTCCAGATAAGCTACAAACTCATTAACGACCATTTTGGTACCCATCAGAGCGCCAGCGGCCTGGATGTCTTTTCCGGGCACACCCATCGCCCAGGCGAACACCGAGAACAGTTTGCCAAGTAGAAAATTCATACTCAGGTCAGGAATGTTAAATACCGAGACGCCGATGCGCAGCAGAATATAATCGAGCAGAGCGATCACAGCGATAAAGCCAATCAGCATAGCTACCACATTCAGGCCGACCTTTAGACCTTCGCTGGCGCCACCTGCAATGGCGTCGAGTAAATTGACGTGGTTCTTTTTAATTTCAACTTTGACCACGCCCTGCGTTTCAGAAACTTCGGTTTCGGGAAATACAATCTTGCTGATGACAAGGGCGCCGGGTGCGGCCATTATACTGGCTGCCAGCAGGTAAGGCGCCGGTACGCCCAGCGAAATATACACGGCCAGAACGCCCCCGGCTATGCAGGCAAAACTACCCGTCATAGAAGCCATCAACTCCGAATTGGTCATGGTCCGGAGGTAAGGTTTCACCATAATCTGCGCTTCAACCTGCCCGACAAACGTACTGGCTACGTTGGACAGCGCTTCCGCTCCACTTACTCCCATCAGCGTTTTCATAACCCGGGCCATCATGGAGACCACCCGCTGCATGATACCGAGGTGATAAAAGATGTTGACCAGAACCGCTACGAAAATGATAGTTGGGATGATTTTAAAGAAGAAAATAAAGTCGTTGCCTACCCCAAAGGCGCGGTCCAGAATATCGCGTCTGACCAGTGAACCAAAGACAAACTCGGCACCTTTGTCGGAGAAGGATAAGAGTCTGGCAACGGCTTTCCCTAACCAGTTGAATATTTGGCCGCCAACCTCAGTTTTTAAAATAAAGACGGCCAGCCCAAACTGGAGAGCCAAGCCAACGCCAATAGTACGATAGTTGATGGCTTTACGGTTGTTCGACAGGGCGTAAGCAATTCCCAGAATTAAAACAATACCAATCAGGCCGGTAAAACGATCCATTCAGTGAAAACGAAAGTCTAATTAAGGTGGCGAAGATACAAACAAAAGGGGCTGAAATGACGTTAGAACAGGGCTCAAGAAGACAAAAGTGAAAACGGGACGATTCGGCCATACGAGTGCCAAATCGTCCCGTTCGGCGGTTCACCCGCCCATCCCTTGTGTAATTCTTAAATATCTGCGATAGCCCGCTCGGCGCCTTCCTGATATTCTTCCTCAATCTGGGCAACTTCAGCGGGTTTAATTTCCGGGTCGAACAATCGTGCTTTGCTTGCCTCTTTTTCGGTCACTTCAAAAAAGCGCTGATGCATATTGAACGGCTTACTGCCGACTGGTACGTCGCATTTCTTAAAATTGCCGTCTTCGTTCAACTCAAAGGCATTTACGTTGTCGCGCAGGTTATAATCCAGAATCAGGATTGCCTGTTGCTTGACTCGTGGATCAGCCAGATAAAACAGCGACTCGATCCGCCGGTCAAAACTCCGTACCATGATGTCGGCGCTACCGCCATAAACTTTCGGATCGCCGTTATTATGAAAATAGTAAATCCGGGTATGCTCCAGAAAATCGCCTACGATGGATCGTACCGTAATATTCTCGCTTAAACCGGTGCGGTGGGGACGTAGGCAGCAGATACTACGTACAATCAACCGGATAGGAACGCCTGCCTGCGAGGCTTTATACAGCTCGTTAATAACCTCTTTGTCTTCCAGGGAATTGACTTTGATGCAGATACCACTTGGCAAGCCGTGTTTGGCATTATCGGCTTCTAAGCGAATGAGCCGTACGAGCTGTTCGCGCATGTCGCGCGGGGCCGTAATCAGATACTGGTATTCGTTCGGTAAGGAATGCCCCGTGATAACGTTGAAGAACTCCGAAATGTCGTGGGTGTACACTTCGTTCGTCGTCAGCAGACCAATATCTGTGTATAGTTTTGACGTGTCTTCATTGTAGTTTCCGGTAGCCATATGCGCATAGCGCACTACGCGGCTGCCCTCATTCCGAACGACCAGCAGCAGTTTTGTGTGTGTTTTAAAGCGGCTGATTCCGTAGATGACAAAACAACCCGCTTTCTGCAGACGCTGGGCCTCCCGGATGTTGTTTTCTTCATCAAATCGCGCTTTTACCTCAAACAGAACCGAAACGTGTTTTCCATTTTCGGCGGCTTTGAGCAGGGCTTCCGTAATGCGTGACCGCTTCGCCAGCCGGTAAACCGTAATTTTTATAGCCAGTACGTGCGGGTCTTCTGCGGCCTGTTCGAGCAGCTGCAGGACGGGCTCGAAGTTGTTGTAAGGATGATGAAGGAAAAGGTCCCGCTGCTTGATTAACTCAAAAATGTCGTCGGTTTTGTCGCGCCCAGCCCGCAACAGTCCCAGTGGTGGCACCGGCGCATGCGGTCGGGGCATGTCATCTTTAAAGTCCGGATAATTGATGATTTGCCAGAAGGCCGAAAAGTCAAGCATGGTGCGCGACTCAAAAATATTCAGGTCGTCAATCTCCCAGCGTTTTTTGAGCAGATTCAGCATCCAAGGCGACCCAACATGGCCGGTTGCATCAATTTCAACCTCAACGCGCGTTACGCGTCCCAGCCGCCGGTTTTTGATTTTCTGCCGGACTTCATCAATAAAATCAACTTCATCGTCGTCATTTTCTTCGAGCGTGAAATCGCCATTCCGGGTGATACGAAACAGATTGACCGACGTTAGCTCGACGTTTCGGTAAAGTTTCTTGATGTTCTGCCGGACAATTTCTTCAATCGGAATAAATACCGTTACGTCTTCCCGCTCAAAAGACAAAAAACGCGGCAGGTTAGCCGGAATCTGCACGAACGACAGTCGTTGGCGATCGTCTTCATCTTCGGAGCGCAGGCTTTGCAGTTCGGCGCCGTCGGGACTTTGCGTTACGACGCCGAAGATCAGCACTTTTGCCAGCAGAACCGGAAAAGTGTGCGTGTAGTCGTACAGCATCGGCGTCAGCGTTGGGTAAATTGCCCGGTCGAAGTAGCTGGTCGCTTCGGTCTGTTCGTCAGGTGTCAGGTCCTGATAATCCACCAGCATAAGCCCATTTTCGGCAAAGAGCGGCAGCAGTTCTTCGGTGAACAACTGCTGCTGGTCCCGGCAAAACTGCTGTGCGTTCGTGAACAGAGCCTTACGGAACGGCACCTCGCGCAGACCGGAGTAATCGATCCGCTGTTTGTGGTAATCCAGATAATTATACAGGCTACCTACGCGAATCATAAAGAATTCGTCGAGGTTGGATGCCGAAATGGCCAGAAATTTGAGCCGTTCCATTAGCGTCCGTTCGGTGCTGCGCGCCTGATCCAGGACCCGCTCGTTAAATTTGAGCCAGCTTAGATCGCGACTGAGGTAATCGCTCTGATCAATAACGCTGCTGACTTTTTCGCTAACTTTTGCCATTTTATCAATTGCCTGCGCCGGCGGGTTCGTCTGGCGGTGCATAAATCGGGAAACCAAATTTCCTAATATCGTACGGTTGGGGTTGAAGGAATAACGCATACTATAGATTCTAGCTTTCAATTACAACAAAAAAGCGGGCCAAACAGCCCGCTTTGTGTTATCAATCGGTTAAACATCCACTCGGGCGTATTTTGC is from Spirosoma taeanense and encodes:
- a CDS encoding metallophosphoesterase family protein: MTRIGLLSDTHSFLDPQLFRHFDACDEIWHAGDVGALTVIDELKAFKPTRVVCGNIDRESSDLPAHQRFELEELDIWMTHIGGAPPRYNPVVRPNLQLNPPDLFICGHSHILKVVRDPAMHNLLFINPGAAGKTGFHLMRTAIRFTLDAGRIADMQVVELGKK
- a CDS encoding fatty acid--CoA ligase, whose amino-acid sequence is MIQTKLIPRTAEAVEPPMLIKTLLAQSTKYEPQREIIYRDLFRMNYVEFNRRVRQLANVLTDLGVKPGDTVAVLDWDSHRYLECFFGVTSYGVVLHTINVRLSSAQILYTMNHAQDKIVLIHEDFLPILSAIKDQLTTVEKFVLISDKVYTDPIAVGDLPTGFSGEYEALLGNASDQYDFPDFDENTWATTFYTTGTTGNPKGVYFSHRQLFMHTMGLATYVCGYQAVPFSSVTDVYMPITPMFHVHAWGFPFLATMLSTKQVYPGRYEPELLLKLLLKEGVTLSHCVPTILNMLVNSPVANQVDLTRWKVIIGGSALTKGLAKGALELGIQVYQGYGMSETAPIMALSQLNDLERNLPVDEKVDYLTRAGRIAPFIEMHLMDDEGNFVPHDGHSLGEIVARGPWLTQGYYEDPECGAALWKGGWLHTGDVASITPDNWVLIADRTKDVIKTGGEWISSLDIEDLLSQVDGVAEAAVVGLPDERWGERPHALIVQKPGAELTAEGIKSGMQAKVQLGELNKWYVPDRILFVPEIPKTSVGKIDKKRIRSEMKDLILQ
- a CDS encoding NupC/NupG family nucleoside CNT transporter, whose protein sequence is MDRFTGLIGIVLILGIAYALSNNRKAINYRTIGVGLALQFGLAVFILKTEVGGQIFNWLGKAVARLLSFSDKGAEFVFGSLVRRDILDRAFGVGNDFIFFFKIIPTIIFVAVLVNIFYHLGIMQRVVSMMARVMKTLMGVSGAEALSNVASTFVGQVEAQIMVKPYLRTMTNSELMASMTGSFACIAGGVLAVYISLGVPAPYLLAASIMAAPGALVISKIVFPETEVSETQGVVKVEIKKNHVNLLDAIAGGASEGLKVGLNVVAMLIGFIAVIALLDYILLRIGVSVFNIPDLSMNFLLGKLFSVFAWAMGVPGKDIQAAGALMGTKMVVNEFVAYLDLVKIKTTLDPKTVAITSFALCGFANFSSIAIQVGGIGELAPNRRSDLARLGFKALVCGTLASYMSATLAGLLL
- the ppk1 gene encoding polyphosphate kinase 1; its protein translation is MHRQTNPPAQAIDKMAKVSEKVSSVIDQSDYLSRDLSWLKFNERVLDQARSTERTLMERLKFLAISASNLDEFFMIRVGSLYNYLDYHKQRIDYSGLREVPFRKALFTNAQQFCRDQQQLFTEELLPLFAENGLMLVDYQDLTPDEQTEATSYFDRAIYPTLTPMLYDYTHTFPVLLAKVLIFGVVTQSPDGAELQSLRSEDEDDRQRLSFVQIPANLPRFLSFEREDVTVFIPIEEIVRQNIKKLYRNVELTSVNLFRITRNGDFTLEENDDDEVDFIDEVRQKIKNRRLGRVTRVEVEIDATGHVGSPWMLNLLKKRWEIDDLNIFESRTMLDFSAFWQIINYPDFKDDMPRPHAPVPPLGLLRAGRDKTDDIFELIKQRDLFLHHPYNNFEPVLQLLEQAAEDPHVLAIKITVYRLAKRSRITEALLKAAENGKHVSVLFEVKARFDEENNIREAQRLQKAGCFVIYGISRFKTHTKLLLVVRNEGSRVVRYAHMATGNYNEDTSKLYTDIGLLTTNEVYTHDISEFFNVITGHSLPNEYQYLITAPRDMREQLVRLIRLEADNAKHGLPSGICIKVNSLEDKEVINELYKASQAGVPIRLIVRSICCLRPHRTGLSENITVRSIVGDFLEHTRIYYFHNNGDPKVYGGSADIMVRSFDRRIESLFYLADPRVKQQAILILDYNLRDNVNAFELNEDGNFKKCDVPVGSKPFNMHQRFFEVTEKEASKARLFDPEIKPAEVAQIEEEYQEGAERAIADI